The Paenibacillus sp. RC334 nucleotide sequence TTTCCCACCGTGGACAAAGGTATCCTATTGTTTTTGATATCCTTCTATACCCTTTCCTCTGTAGCAAAAGTATTTTCAGATCCCTTAGGGCTAAAAACAGATACCGTTTAAAAGACGATGGATTTAGAACTCGCCCTGTACAATTAAATTATGGCTTAATATTAATTGCATTACTGAAAAGCTCATCTCCCCATTTATACAAAGCACGACCAAAGTCTGACTTTTCATGAACCGCCCTTCCCTTTCTTTCAATCCATTTTTTCCCATAGGACTCATATGGAAAATAATTAGCATAATAATCGCAAGTTTCTTCCCAATGCTGAATTGACAGAGATTTCCCATAATGTTGGCAATAAAACAAGGTAGCTATACTACTGTCCTCAGTATATGAAGGCTCTCTTGAATCCAATCCAATATATTTAATACTCGCATTTGGTCTCCATAACATAACAATATCTCGTCTTTCAGGCCCGAAATATTTTCTGAAGTTGAGGAGTTTGCTCGTAGGAGCATAAGGCTGCTGATCCTCCTTGGTTATATAGGCATCAAACAGTTGAATTTTAACTATATCAACGTTTTGAGAATCATTAGAGTTTATAAATTCTTTTATTCCTCCTATATATCGCTCATCAGCGTCGGTACAAAATATCCATTCAGGAGAATAACGGGAGGATAACTGAAGAAGATTATCACGATGTTCTGTTTCACTTTTTAAACGTTCCTCAGGTGTTGTCTCCCAATGAAAGTTTCTAATTACTGCAATAACCTTCTCATGATTCTTTAAAATTTCAAAAGTATTATCCGTACTTGCGTCATCATAACATATAATCCCATCAGCAAATTCACTCAAATGATTTAATGTATCTTGGAGAATTAGAGATTCGTTTCTTATCCGCAACATTGCTAAAAGTTTGTAATTTTTAGTTTTTTTATAATCGAAATAATATATTCTTTTCTTTTTTAAAAATTTATAAAACCAATTTAATAATCTCATGAACATTTACTCCTCATCATTTCCATATGCAACTGGAATATCGGCTTTATTCCTTTTCGTATCTATGTGTAAATTAGCCATAAAATTTTTCCTATTGTAATAAAACAAGGATAACTCATCAGAAACAAATACGGTTACAAAGCATTTTCCTTTAACAAAATCAATCTTTTGGTATAGTAAGCAAGCGAATACTATTTATAGCTGATCAAAATAAATATCATATCGTACTGTATTAGATAGAGTTACTATGTTTCCACTTGAGCTATAGATAATAACTCAAAGCCCAAAATGAATTCTCCCCACAGAGATTAAAATCATTATTGTCGGCTGTAAATTGCCCCAAATGGTTCCTAAGTAAGGTCCAATGTATTTGCACTTAAATTACCACCTGTTCAAAGCAGGTGGATTTAGACATCAATGTCGACAACTAAAGTCGTTACGTAAAACTCAAGTTCTTCTGAAAGCCCATACGCTCAAGTAAACTTCCTAAAACTCTTCCTCAATCTTGAAGATTCCGCTCTTTTTCTAACAAAATTGATTCGCAATGTAGAGCCGTATTATTTCTTCCGTCAAATTCCCCAC carries:
- a CDS encoding glycosyltransferase family 2 protein, producing the protein MRLLNWFYKFLKKKRIYYFDYKKTKNYKLLAMLRIRNESLILQDTLNHLSEFADGIICYDDASTDNTFEILKNHEKVIAVIRNFHWETTPEERLKSETEHRDNLLQLSSRYSPEWIFCTDADERYIGGIKEFINSNDSQNVDIVKIQLFDAYITKEDQQPYAPTSKLLNFRKYFGPERRDIVMLWRPNASIKYIGLDSREPSYTEDSSIATLFYCQHYGKSLSIQHWEETCDYYANYFPYESYGKKWIERKGRAVHEKSDFGRALYKWGDELFSNAINIKP